One window of the Bradyrhizobium sp. NP1 genome contains the following:
- a CDS encoding alpha/beta hydrolase: protein MTISHRFIETNGIRMHLAEAGSGPTVLLCHGFPECWYSWRHQLEALAAAGYRAIAPDMRGYGQTDKPDAIDQYTLLHLTGDMVGLLDAIGTDQAVVVGHDWGAPVAWRCALFRPDRFRAVVGLSVPFPVRGPDRPSTVMPRAEKQRFYQLYFQTPGVAEAELEKDVHSAIKTTLFALSGDAPVEDPASLTMLPSEGGWLDGKPTTQSLPTWLTDSDIEFYVEEFKRTGFGGGLNWYRNIDRNWELLAPWSGAKVQVPALYVVGDRDGVYRSPSWSHLVPSLKQFVPLLRETIVLKGCGHWTQQERAKDVSNALLEFLKQL from the coding sequence ATGACGATCTCGCATCGATTTATCGAGACAAATGGCATTCGAATGCACCTGGCCGAAGCAGGGAGCGGGCCCACCGTGCTTCTCTGCCATGGCTTTCCGGAGTGCTGGTATTCGTGGCGGCACCAATTGGAAGCGCTCGCTGCCGCCGGATATCGCGCCATCGCGCCCGACATGCGTGGTTACGGGCAGACGGACAAACCGGATGCGATCGATCAATACACTCTATTGCATTTGACCGGAGACATGGTCGGATTGCTCGACGCGATCGGCACGGATCAAGCAGTCGTTGTCGGACATGATTGGGGAGCGCCGGTCGCTTGGCGCTGCGCTCTGTTTAGACCGGATCGATTTAGGGCCGTCGTTGGCTTGAGCGTGCCGTTTCCGGTGCGTGGTCCCGACCGACCAAGCACTGTCATGCCGCGGGCCGAAAAGCAGCGCTTCTATCAACTGTATTTCCAGACGCCGGGCGTTGCCGAGGCAGAACTCGAAAAAGACGTCCACAGCGCAATCAAGACGACATTGTTCGCCCTATCCGGCGATGCGCCGGTTGAAGATCCTGCGTCGCTCACGATGCTTCCTAGTGAGGGGGGTTGGCTCGATGGGAAGCCTACAACCCAATCATTGCCGACGTGGCTCACGGACAGTGACATCGAATTTTACGTTGAGGAGTTCAAGCGCACCGGCTTTGGAGGGGGTTTGAATTGGTATCGCAACATTGATCGCAATTGGGAGTTGCTCGCACCATGGTCCGGCGCAAAGGTTCAGGTCCCTGCACTCTATGTCGTTGGCGATCGAGACGGGGTTTACAGGTCGCCGAGTTGGAGCCATCTCGTCCCTAGCCTGAAACAGTTCGTGCCCTTGCTTCGCGAGACAATAGTCTTGAAAGGTTGCGGTCATTGGACTCAGCAAGAGCGCGCCAAAGACGTAAGCAATGCGCTCCTGGAATTCCTGAAACAGTTATAG
- the pncB gene encoding nicotinate phosphoribosyltransferase, with translation MTVTDIASRTYNHSWRLDPIVRSLLDTDFYKLLMMQMIREFYPTQKVTFSVINRSRHVRLAEIIDEGELRAQLDHARTIRFTKKELIWLAGNTFYGKTHMFSADFINWLAGFRLPEYELRKVEGQYELHFHGPWTHTTMWEIPALAILNELRSRAVLKGQGRFALDVLYARAKAKLWSKVERLRQLPDLRLSDFGTRRRHGFLWQRWCVEAVKEGLGPCFIGTSNVLLAMDNDLEAIGTNAHELPMVAAALANDDAELRWAPYRILDQWRHTYGGNLLIALPDAFGTKVFLRDAPEWVADWTGFRPDSAPPIEAGEEIITWWAKKGRNPKDKLLVFSDAMDVGSIEETYRHFAGRVRISFGWGTNLTNDFIGCAPDGSVFLDPISIVCKVTSVDGRPAVKLSDNPEKATGNPAEIERYLRVFGDAGRVRAPVHV, from the coding sequence ATGACCGTGACCGACATTGCAAGCCGGACCTACAACCACAGCTGGCGGCTCGACCCGATCGTGCGCAGCCTGCTCGATACCGATTTCTACAAGCTTTTGATGATGCAGATGATTCGGGAATTCTACCCGACTCAGAAGGTCACCTTTTCGGTCATCAACCGCTCCCGCCATGTCCGCCTTGCCGAGATCATCGACGAGGGCGAGCTGCGCGCCCAGCTCGATCACGCGCGCACCATCCGCTTCACCAAGAAGGAATTGATCTGGCTTGCCGGCAACACCTTCTACGGCAAGACCCACATGTTCTCGGCCGACTTCATCAACTGGCTGGCCGGCTTCCGCCTGCCGGAATACGAGCTGCGCAAAGTCGAGGGCCAGTATGAGCTGCATTTCCACGGGCCGTGGACGCACACCACGATGTGGGAGATTCCCGCGCTCGCGATCCTCAACGAGCTGCGCTCGCGCGCGGTGCTGAAGGGCCAGGGCCGCTTTGCGCTCGACGTGCTCTATGCCCGCGCCAAGGCCAAGCTATGGAGCAAGGTCGAGCGGCTGCGCCAGCTGCCTGATCTCAGGCTGTCGGACTTCGGCACGCGGCGGCGCCACGGCTTTCTGTGGCAGCGCTGGTGCGTGGAGGCGGTGAAGGAGGGACTCGGGCCCTGCTTCATCGGCACCTCCAACGTTCTGCTCGCGATGGACAACGATCTCGAGGCGATCGGCACCAATGCGCACGAGCTGCCGATGGTCGCGGCCGCGCTCGCCAATGACGACGCCGAATTGCGCTGGGCGCCCTACCGCATCCTCGACCAGTGGCGGCACACCTATGGCGGCAATCTCCTGATCGCGCTGCCCGATGCGTTCGGCACCAAGGTGTTTTTGCGCGACGCGCCGGAATGGGTCGCGGACTGGACCGGCTTCCGTCCCGACAGCGCGCCGCCGATCGAGGCGGGCGAAGAGATCATCACGTGGTGGGCGAAGAAGGGCCGTAACCCGAAGGACAAGCTGCTCGTCTTCTCCGACGCCATGGATGTCGGCTCGATCGAGGAGACCTATCGGCATTTCGCCGGGCGCGTGCGCATCTCGTTCGGCTGGGGCACCAATCTCACCAATGATTTCATCGGCTGCGCGCCGGACGGCTCGGTCTTTCTCGATCCGATCTCGATCGTCTGCAAGGTGACCTCGGTCGACGGACGCCCGGCGGTGAAACTGTCGGACAATCCGGAAAAGGCCACCGGCAATCCCGCCGAGATCGAGCGGTACTTGCGCGTGTTCGGCGATGCCGGCCGCGTCCGCGCGCCGGTGCATGTGTGA
- a CDS encoding alpha/beta hydrolase: MAAPLDPVIAGIIPLLPLRDPTVMTPQSAREALRALAASRAAVPPPPVADVADIKVKGGAAPLDARVYRDGTGKAPTVVFFHGGGWVAGDLETHDRQARLLAIETGSIVVSVDYRRPPETRFPGAFEDAFAAVRDVIARIAEFGGNAARVGVAGDSAGGNLAAATAIACRDTGIRLAGQLLVYPVTDALGGYRDAAVNARYPSRTENAEGYFLSHAVMQWFAGHYLADLKDSADWRVSPLRANSLAGVAPAVVTTAWFDPLRDEGAAYVAALKAAGVPATHHEGAGLIHGYFGLRDAAPIARAEAERARADFRRLLDKGA, translated from the coding sequence ATGGCCGCTCCGCTCGATCCCGTCATTGCCGGCATCATTCCGCTGCTGCCGCTGCGTGATCCCACCGTGATGACACCGCAAAGCGCGCGCGAGGCGCTGCGGGCGCTGGCGGCCTCCCGCGCCGCGGTGCCGCCGCCGCCGGTCGCTGATGTGGCCGACATCAAAGTGAAAGGCGGCGCTGCGCCGCTCGATGCCCGCGTCTATCGCGATGGCACCGGCAAAGCGCCGACGGTGGTGTTCTTCCATGGCGGCGGCTGGGTCGCCGGCGATCTCGAGACCCATGATCGCCAGGCGCGCTTGCTCGCCATCGAGACCGGCAGCATCGTCGTGTCGGTCGATTATCGCCGCCCTCCGGAGACGCGTTTTCCCGGCGCGTTCGAGGATGCCTTTGCCGCGGTGCGCGACGTGATCGCGCGCATCGCCGAGTTCGGCGGCAACGCGGCCCGCGTCGGCGTCGCCGGTGACAGCGCCGGCGGCAACCTTGCGGCGGCGACCGCGATCGCCTGCCGCGATACCGGCATCAGGCTTGCGGGGCAACTCCTGGTCTATCCCGTCACCGACGCGCTCGGCGGCTATCGCGACGCCGCGGTGAATGCGCGCTATCCCTCGCGCACCGAGAACGCCGAAGGCTATTTTCTGTCGCACGCGGTCATGCAGTGGTTCGCCGGGCATTATCTCGCCGACCTCAAGGACAGTGCGGACTGGCGCGTCTCGCCGCTGCGCGCCAACAGCCTCGCGGGCGTGGCACCAGCGGTCGTCACCACCGCCTGGTTCGATCCGCTGCGCGACGAGGGCGCGGCCTATGTCGCCGCGCTCAAGGCCGCCGGGGTTCCGGCAACGCATCATGAGGGCGCGGGCCTTATCCATGGCTATTTCGGCCTGCGAGATGCCGCCCCGATAGCGCGTGCCGAGGCCGAGCGCGCCCGCGCCGATTTCAGGCGGCTGCTCGACAAGGGGGCCTGA
- a CDS encoding NAD(P)/FAD-dependent oxidoreductase, whose product MLDKSKRDAEEALDQAAEWIGAFDAALTDGSERALATLFAADSHWRNLLGMSWTFATFSGRETVVRELKQRSAQAAAHGFRIATEMLLPRRAIMAGREVVEAVFAFETANGPALGALRLVASRSGRPVAWTLSTLLDFDRICTTRESRAAASTTRDFAAPDGLEQRQAASAYHDRDPDVLIVGGGHAGISAAVELKRIGLGALIVDREERIGDNWRQRYRGLKLHNKTPVNHLRYLPFPVTFPDYIPKDQVANWLQSYVDIMELDFWTRTSFEGASYDDMSQRWTATLTRDGVSRTLRPKHIVIATSVSGTPNIPVIEDIENFAGCVLHSSQFVAGKEWAGRSVVVFGTGTSAHDICQELHAAGARVTMVQRSPTMIVNVEPAQLYDRTYLGDGPPIEVRDIINSGVPLPVMKMAHKLVTDEVKTLDAPLLARLARAGFRLEFGEDGTGWPLKFRSRGGGYYFNVGCSELIADGKIRLIQAADIDAFVADGLRLKDGSMLSAELFVLATGYKGLDHLLARLFGAEVARRVGRVWGFDEASQELRNMWTRTGQPGLWFTGGAFSQARIYSRLIALQIAAIEAGTLPKLLN is encoded by the coding sequence GTGCTGGACAAATCCAAGCGTGACGCGGAGGAAGCTCTCGACCAGGCCGCCGAATGGATCGGCGCCTTCGATGCCGCGTTGACGGACGGATCGGAGCGCGCGCTGGCCACCCTGTTTGCCGCCGACAGCCATTGGCGAAACCTGCTCGGCATGTCCTGGACCTTTGCAACCTTCAGCGGCCGCGAGACGGTCGTGCGCGAGCTCAAGCAGCGCAGCGCGCAGGCCGCTGCACACGGATTTCGGATCGCGACCGAAATGCTGCTGCCGCGCCGGGCCATAATGGCCGGCCGCGAGGTGGTCGAGGCCGTGTTCGCGTTCGAGACCGCGAACGGCCCCGCGCTTGGCGCGCTGCGGCTCGTGGCCTCGCGCAGCGGGCGTCCGGTCGCATGGACGCTCTCGACCCTGCTCGACTTTGACCGCATCTGCACGACGCGCGAAAGCCGCGCGGCGGCAAGCACGACGCGGGATTTTGCCGCGCCCGATGGGCTGGAGCAGCGCCAGGCCGCATCGGCCTATCATGACCGCGATCCCGACGTGCTGATCGTCGGCGGCGGCCATGCCGGCATCTCGGCCGCGGTCGAGTTGAAGCGCATCGGGCTTGGCGCGCTGATCGTCGATCGCGAAGAGCGCATCGGCGACAATTGGCGGCAGCGCTATCGCGGGCTGAAGCTGCACAACAAGACGCCGGTCAATCATCTGCGCTATTTGCCATTCCCCGTGACCTTTCCGGACTACATTCCGAAGGACCAGGTCGCGAACTGGCTGCAAAGCTATGTCGACATCATGGAGCTCGACTTCTGGACCCGCACGAGCTTCGAGGGCGCATCGTATGATGATATGAGCCAGCGTTGGACCGCGACGCTGACGCGCGATGGCGTCAGCCGCACGCTGCGGCCCAAGCATATCGTGATTGCGACCAGCGTCAGCGGCACGCCGAACATTCCCGTGATCGAGGACATCGAGAACTTTGCCGGGTGCGTGCTGCATTCGAGCCAGTTCGTGGCGGGCAAGGAATGGGCCGGCCGCTCGGTCGTGGTGTTCGGCACCGGCACCAGCGCCCATGACATCTGCCAGGAATTGCATGCGGCGGGCGCGCGCGTCACCATGGTGCAGCGCAGCCCGACCATGATCGTCAATGTCGAGCCGGCGCAGCTCTACGACAGAACCTATCTTGGCGACGGCCCGCCGATCGAGGTGCGCGACATCATCAATTCCGGCGTGCCGCTGCCGGTCATGAAGATGGCGCACAAGCTTGTCACCGACGAGGTGAAGACGCTCGATGCGCCCTTGCTCGCGCGGCTGGCGCGTGCCGGCTTCCGGCTCGAATTCGGCGAGGACGGCACCGGCTGGCCGCTCAAATTCCGCTCCCGCGGCGGCGGCTATTATTTCAATGTCGGCTGCTCCGAACTGATCGCCGACGGGAAGATCCGCCTGATCCAGGCCGCCGATATCGATGCGTTCGTCGCCGATGGCCTGCGGCTGAAGGATGGCTCGATGCTGTCGGCCGAATTGTTCGTGCTCGCGACCGGCTACAAGGGTCTCGATCATCTCCTGGCGAGACTGTTCGGTGCCGAGGTTGCGCGCCGCGTCGGCCGGGTCTGGGGTTTTGACGAGGCAAGCCAGGAGCTGCGCAACATGTGGACGCGCACCGGTCAGCCCGGCCTGTGGTTCACGGGCGGTGCGTTCTCGCAGGCCCGCATCTACAGCCGCCTGATCGCCCTGCAGATCGCGGCGATCGAGGCCGGAACATTGCCAAAACTGTTGAACTGA
- a CDS encoding LLM class flavin-dependent oxidoreductase gives MELGYFAMPSHPPECGLKEGHDWDLQVLRWLDELGYQEAWIGEHHTAPWEPHPSPDLLVAQALRETKNIRLGPGGFLLPYHHPAELANRVAMLDHLSDGRLNFGVAASGLPSDWAMFNVDGMSGQNREMTREALEIIMRLWTEDAPFTHKGKYWTVTKPDTMFDFLKPHLKPKQAPHPPIGVAGLSKGSDTLKLAGERGYIPMSLNLNPAYVGSHWESVEAGAAKTGRKPSRRDWRLVREVFVADTDEEAWKLSAGDMMGRMMGEYFLPLLGHFGFKDYLKASPDVPDSDVTVDYCARHNWIVGSPSTVTEKIETIYQEVGGFGTLLVFGFDYKHKGEAWHHSLKLLKQEVMPRLKHLDASFVKAA, from the coding sequence ATGGAGCTCGGATATTTTGCGATGCCCTCGCATCCCCCGGAGTGCGGCCTGAAGGAAGGGCACGATTGGGACCTGCAAGTGCTGCGCTGGCTGGATGAGCTGGGCTATCAGGAGGCCTGGATCGGCGAGCATCATACCGCGCCATGGGAGCCGCATCCCTCGCCCGATCTCCTGGTCGCGCAGGCGCTGCGCGAGACCAAAAATATCCGCCTCGGCCCGGGCGGCTTCCTGCTGCCGTATCATCACCCGGCGGAGCTTGCGAACCGCGTGGCGATGCTCGACCATCTCTCGGACGGGCGCCTGAATTTCGGCGTCGCCGCGTCGGGCCTGCCGAGCGACTGGGCGATGTTCAATGTCGACGGCATGTCCGGGCAGAACCGCGAGATGACGCGCGAGGCGCTGGAAATCATCATGCGGCTGTGGACCGAGGACGCGCCTTTCACCCACAAGGGCAAATACTGGACGGTGACCAAGCCGGACACGATGTTCGATTTCCTGAAACCCCACCTCAAGCCGAAGCAGGCGCCGCATCCGCCGATCGGGGTTGCGGGCCTGAGCAAGGGCTCCGACACGCTGAAGCTCGCAGGCGAGCGCGGCTATATCCCGATGAGCCTCAACCTCAATCCGGCCTATGTCGGCAGCCACTGGGAATCGGTCGAGGCGGGCGCCGCCAAGACCGGACGCAAGCCCAGCCGCCGCGACTGGCGGCTGGTGCGCGAGGTGTTCGTCGCCGATACCGACGAGGAGGCCTGGAAACTGTCGGCCGGCGACATGATGGGCCGGATGATGGGCGAATATTTCCTGCCGCTGCTCGGCCATTTCGGTTTCAAGGATTACCTCAAGGCGAGCCCCGACGTGCCGGACAGCGACGTCACCGTGGACTATTGCGCGCGCCACAACTGGATCGTCGGCTCGCCATCGACCGTCACCGAGAAGATCGAGACGATCTATCAGGAGGTCGGCGGCTTCGGCACGCTTTTGGTGTTCGGCTTCGACTACAAGCACAAGGGCGAAGCCTGGCACCACTCATTGAAGCTGTTGAAGCAGGAAGTGATGCCGCGCCTGAAACATCTCGATGCCTCTTTCGTGAAAGCGGCGTGA
- a CDS encoding NADH:flavin oxidoreductase/NADH oxidase: MSALFQPIELRGLKLPNRILVSPMCQYSAVDGAATDWHFTHINSLALSGAAMFCIEATHVEAIGRITPGCLGLWNDATEAALRPILAAARKYAKAAIAMQLAHAGRKGSSHRPWEGGQLIPLSEGGWQTVAPSAVPQKEGEAAPMALDDAGLARIRDAFVQAARRADRLGIDALELHGAHGYLLHEFLSPIANKRTDRYGGSLENRMRYPLEVFDAVRAAFPDHKPVGFRVSATDWLEGGWDLAQTIELAKQLKKHGVDWIVASSGGVSPLQKIPLGPGYQVPFAKAIREEAGVNTIAVGLITEPKHAEEIVASGSADMVALARGMLYDPRWGWHAAAALGGQVYAPPQYWRSQPSTHKTLFGATTFGGR; this comes from the coding sequence ATGAGCGCCCTGTTCCAGCCCATCGAGCTGCGCGGCCTGAAGCTTCCCAACCGCATCCTGGTATCGCCGATGTGCCAGTATTCGGCCGTCGACGGCGCGGCGACCGACTGGCATTTCACCCATATCAACAGCCTCGCGCTGTCGGGCGCTGCGATGTTCTGCATCGAGGCCACCCATGTCGAAGCCATCGGGCGCATCACGCCGGGTTGCCTCGGCCTGTGGAACGACGCCACGGAAGCCGCGCTGAGGCCGATCCTGGCCGCGGCGCGCAAATACGCCAAGGCCGCGATCGCGATGCAGCTCGCCCATGCCGGCCGCAAGGGCTCGAGCCATCGTCCCTGGGAGGGCGGGCAATTGATCCCGCTTTCCGAAGGAGGCTGGCAGACGGTGGCGCCATCCGCAGTCCCGCAAAAGGAGGGCGAAGCTGCGCCGATGGCGCTGGATGACGCCGGATTGGCGCGCATCCGCGATGCCTTCGTTCAGGCGGCCCGGCGCGCCGACCGGCTTGGGATCGACGCCCTCGAGCTGCATGGCGCCCACGGCTATTTGCTGCACGAATTCCTGTCGCCGATCGCAAACAAGCGCACCGATCGATATGGCGGATCACTCGAAAACCGGATGCGCTATCCGCTGGAAGTGTTCGACGCCGTGCGTGCCGCCTTCCCGGACCACAAGCCCGTTGGCTTTCGGGTGTCGGCGACCGACTGGCTCGAGGGTGGCTGGGACCTCGCGCAGACGATCGAGCTTGCGAAACAACTGAAGAAGCATGGCGTCGACTGGATCGTTGCGTCCTCCGGCGGGGTGTCGCCATTGCAGAAGATCCCGCTCGGGCCCGGCTACCAGGTGCCGTTCGCGAAGGCGATCCGCGAGGAAGCGGGCGTCAACACCATCGCGGTCGGACTGATCACGGAGCCGAAGCACGCGGAAGAGATCGTGGCCTCGGGCAGCGCCGACATGGTCGCCCTCGCCCGCGGCATGCTCTACGACCCGCGCTGGGGCTGGCACGCGGCGGCCGCGCTCGGCGGCCAGGTCTATGCCCCGCCGCAATACTGGCGCTCGCAGCCCTCGACGCACAAGACGCTGTTCGGCGCAACGACCTTCGGCGGGCGCTGA
- a CDS encoding tripartite tricarboxylate transporter substrate binding protein: MNRLLRYALLAACLFASTIAQAETLSAPWPSRLIKATIPFGAGSAADVVPRLVFDRLAAELGQPIVIENRAGAGGTLGTALVAKAEPDGYNILANSSALTIAPAIYSRLSFDTAGDLASTLMIGRSANVMIVPLARPWKSVQDFIADARAKPGSISFGSVGIGSAVHISAEKFRLAAGFEATHVPYRGGAEVITDILGGRIDFYFCPVATALPLIREGRVRALLVSTEKRVADLPDVPTPQEAGLKNAESAIWFGVFMPAKTPRDIVEKFHAAGMRVLNDPAVQASFRQLGVEPMPMTPQQMDELIRRELVANLDVIKAAGIQQ, encoded by the coding sequence ATGAACCGCCTCCTTCGATACGCGCTGCTGGCCGCCTGCCTCTTCGCCAGCACAATCGCGCAGGCCGAGACCTTGTCGGCGCCCTGGCCGTCTCGGCTGATCAAGGCCACGATCCCGTTCGGCGCAGGCAGCGCCGCCGACGTGGTGCCGCGGCTGGTGTTCGATCGGCTGGCCGCCGAGCTTGGCCAGCCCATCGTGATCGAGAACCGCGCCGGCGCCGGTGGCACGCTCGGCACGGCGCTGGTGGCAAAGGCCGAGCCCGACGGCTACAACATCCTCGCCAATTCCTCGGCGCTGACCATCGCGCCGGCGATCTACAGCAGGCTGTCCTTCGACACCGCCGGCGATCTTGCCTCGACGCTGATGATCGGCCGCAGCGCCAATGTGATGATCGTGCCGCTCGCTCGCCCCTGGAAGTCCGTGCAGGACTTCATCGCCGATGCCCGGGCGAAGCCGGGATCGATCTCCTTCGGCTCGGTCGGCATCGGCAGCGCCGTGCATATCAGCGCGGAAAAATTTCGCCTCGCCGCAGGCTTCGAGGCGACGCATGTGCCCTACCGCGGCGGCGCCGAGGTGATCACCGACATCCTCGGCGGCCGCATCGACTTCTATTTCTGCCCGGTCGCCACCGCGCTGCCGCTGATCCGCGAGGGGCGGGTGCGCGCGCTGCTGGTCTCGACCGAAAAGCGCGTCGCCGATCTGCCTGACGTGCCGACGCCGCAGGAGGCCGGGCTGAAGAATGCCGAGAGCGCGATCTGGTTCGGCGTGTTCATGCCGGCCAAGACCCCGCGCGACATCGTCGAGAAGTTTCATGCCGCCGGCATGCGCGTGCTCAACGATCCGGCGGTCCAGGCGAGCTTCAGGCAGCTCGGCGTCGAGCCGATGCCGATGACGCCGCAGCAGATGGACGAGCTGATCCGGCGCGAGCTCGTCGCGAACCTCGACGTCATCAAGGCGGCCGGGATCCAGCAATAG
- a CDS encoding esterase-like activity of phytase family protein codes for MTGGLEACSRRRFLEFSAALSAAAASGMARAQFAPQPAAKPLPGDEFPAAAPVSIEVKARPLPSFDPRDRSHVRFGALEFRSGLVLTSGFRGFGGLSGIRLDARGERFIAFSDKGTWFTGRIRYAGREMAGLEDVEAAPMLGPDGRPITTRGWFDSESIAIDGSFVYVGLERVNQVLRFDFSKGFTRTRGEVFPMPPAVKKLPFNRGLEALVFVPKGLPLAGTLIAMSERGLDPAGNLVAFLVGGPSPGEFSIRRTDNFDISDAVLLASGDLLILERKFSLLAGVGIRIRRIPLNAVKPGAVVDGASIFDADLGQEIDNLEGIDAHVTAEGDTILTLVSDDNFSMIQRTLLLQFKLVE; via the coding sequence ATGACCGGCGGTCTTGAGGCGTGCTCGCGCCGCCGTTTCCTTGAATTTTCGGCAGCGCTGTCGGCGGCCGCCGCGTCCGGAATGGCTCGCGCACAATTTGCGCCGCAGCCCGCGGCGAAGCCGCTGCCAGGGGACGAATTTCCCGCCGCCGCACCGGTATCGATCGAGGTCAAGGCGCGGCCGCTGCCGTCGTTCGATCCCCGCGACCGCTCGCATGTGCGCTTCGGCGCGCTGGAGTTTCGCAGCGGGCTCGTGCTCACCTCGGGCTTCCGCGGCTTTGGCGGGCTCTCCGGCATCCGGCTCGATGCCAGGGGCGAGCGCTTCATTGCGTTCAGCGACAAGGGCACCTGGTTCACCGGCCGCATCCGCTATGCCGGGCGCGAGATGGCAGGCCTCGAAGATGTCGAGGCCGCGCCCATGCTCGGGCCGGACGGGCGGCCGATCACCACGCGCGGCTGGTTCGATTCCGAATCGATCGCGATCGACGGCTCCTTCGTCTATGTCGGGCTCGAGCGCGTCAACCAGGTGCTGCGCTTCGATTTCTCCAAGGGTTTTACCCGCACGCGCGGTGAAGTCTTCCCGATGCCGCCTGCGGTGAAGAAGCTTCCCTTCAACCGCGGGCTGGAAGCGCTGGTGTTCGTGCCCAAGGGCCTGCCGCTCGCCGGCACGCTGATCGCGATGTCCGAACGCGGCCTCGACCCCGCCGGCAACCTGGTGGCGTTCCTGGTCGGCGGCCCGTCGCCGGGCGAGTTCAGCATCCGCCGGACCGACAATTTCGATATCAGCGACGCGGTGCTGCTGGCCTCGGGCGATCTGTTGATCCTGGAACGGAAATTCTCCCTGCTCGCCGGCGTCGGCATCCGGATCCGGCGCATCCCCTTGAACGCGGTCAAGCCGGGCGCGGTGGTCGACGGCGCCAGCATCTTCGACGCCGATCTCGGCCAGGAGATCGACAATCTGGAAGGCATCGACGCCCATGTCACGGCGGAGGGCGACACCATCCTGACCCTGGTCTCGGACGACAATTTCTCGATGATCCAGCGCACGCTGCTGCTGCAATTCAAGCTGGTGGAGTAG